Proteins co-encoded in one Pelodiscus sinensis isolate JC-2024 chromosome 9, ASM4963464v1, whole genome shotgun sequence genomic window:
- the DIPK1A gene encoding divergent protein kinase domain 1A isoform X1 produces MARRLFPGAWLRKPCHAQVRLSYMRIKYLFISWLVVFIGSWIVYVQYSTYTELCRGHDCKKIICDKYKTGVIDGSACSSLCARETLYFGKCLSTKPNNQMYLGIWGNLQGVIKCQMEETIHLDLGTELEPRKEIALFDKPTRGTTVQKFKEMVYGLFKKRLGEQGNLSELVNLILSVADGNKDGRVSLPEAKSAWALLQLNEFLLMVILQDKEHTPKLMGFCGDLYVMERVEYTSLYGISLPWILELIIPSSFRRSMDQWFTPSWPRKAKIAIGLLEFVEDVFHGPYGNFLMCDTSAKNLGYNDKYDLQMVDMRKIVPEINVKELIKDRHCESDLDCVYGTDCKTLCDQSKMKCTTEVIQPNLAKVCHLLKDYLLRGAPSEIHEELEKQLYSCIALKVTANQMEMEHSLILNNLKTLLWKKISHTNDS; encoded by the exons GTTCGCCTCTCATATATGCGAATTAAATATCTCTTCATCTCTTGGTTAGTAGTATTTATTGGCAGCTGGATTGTATATGTTCAGTACTCCACTTACACAGAGCTATGCAGAGGTCATGACTGTAAGAAAATAATA TGTGATAAATATAAGACTGGAGTTATTGATGGATCAGCATGTAGTAGTCTTTGTGCTAGAGAAACTCTTTATTTTGGAAAAtgtttgtcaacaaaacccaATAACCAG ATGTATTTAGGAATCTGGGGTAATCTGCAAGGTGTCATAAAATGCCAGATGGAAGAAACTATTCATCTTGATCTTGGAACTGAACTAGAACCAAGAAAAGAAATAGCTCTGTTTGATAAACCAACTAGAGGAACTACTGTTCAGAAATTCAAAGAAATGGTATATGGTCTTTTTAAA AAAAGGTTGGGTGAACAGGGAAATCTTTCTGAACTGGTTAATCTCATCCTGTCAGTTGCTGATGGAAATAAAGATGGCAGAGTTTCCTTACCAGAAGCCAAGTCAGCGTGGGCTCTTCTGCAGCTAAATGAGTTTCTGCTAATGGTGATCCTCCAAGATAAAGAACACACCCCAAAACTGATGGGATTTTGTGGGGATCTCTATGTGATGGAAAGAGTTGAATATACCTCTCTCTATGGAATAAGCCTTCCATGGATCTTAGAACTTATTATTCCTTCTAGTTTCAGAAGAAGCATGGACCAGTGGTTTACTCCATCATGGCCTAGAAAGGCAAAAATAGCCATAGGGCTTTTAGAATTTGTGGAAGATGTTTTCCACGGACCTTATGGGAATTTTCTTATGTGTGATACCAGTGCCAAAAACTTGGGTTATAATGATAAATATGACTTGCAAATGGTGGATATGAGAAAAATTGTGCCAGAAATTAATGTGAAAGAATTAATTAAAGATCGTCACTGTGAGTCTGACTTGGACTGTGTTTATGGTACAGACTGCAAAACTCTGTGTGACCAAAGTAAAATGAAATGTACTACAGAAGTAATTCAGCCCAATTTGGCAAAAGTATGCCATTTACTAAAAGACTACCTGCTTCGTGGTGCTCCATCAGAAATACATGAAGAGCTAGAGAAACAACTGTATTCTTGTATTGCCCTTAAAGTCACAGCAAACCAGATGGAAATGGAGCATTCTTTAATACTGAACAACTTAAAAACtttattgtggaagaaaatatccCATACAAATGATTCTTAG
- the DIPK1A gene encoding divergent protein kinase domain 1A isoform X2 gives MRIKYLFISWLVVFIGSWIVYVQYSTYTELCRGHDCKKIICDKYKTGVIDGSACSSLCARETLYFGKCLSTKPNNQMYLGIWGNLQGVIKCQMEETIHLDLGTELEPRKEIALFDKPTRGTTVQKFKEMVYGLFKKRLGEQGNLSELVNLILSVADGNKDGRVSLPEAKSAWALLQLNEFLLMVILQDKEHTPKLMGFCGDLYVMERVEYTSLYGISLPWILELIIPSSFRRSMDQWFTPSWPRKAKIAIGLLEFVEDVFHGPYGNFLMCDTSAKNLGYNDKYDLQMVDMRKIVPEINVKELIKDRHCESDLDCVYGTDCKTLCDQSKMKCTTEVIQPNLAKVCHLLKDYLLRGAPSEIHEELEKQLYSCIALKVTANQMEMEHSLILNNLKTLLWKKISHTNDS, from the exons ATGCGAATTAAATATCTCTTCATCTCTTGGTTAGTAGTATTTATTGGCAGCTGGATTGTATATGTTCAGTACTCCACTTACACAGAGCTATGCAGAGGTCATGACTGTAAGAAAATAATA TGTGATAAATATAAGACTGGAGTTATTGATGGATCAGCATGTAGTAGTCTTTGTGCTAGAGAAACTCTTTATTTTGGAAAAtgtttgtcaacaaaacccaATAACCAG ATGTATTTAGGAATCTGGGGTAATCTGCAAGGTGTCATAAAATGCCAGATGGAAGAAACTATTCATCTTGATCTTGGAACTGAACTAGAACCAAGAAAAGAAATAGCTCTGTTTGATAAACCAACTAGAGGAACTACTGTTCAGAAATTCAAAGAAATGGTATATGGTCTTTTTAAA AAAAGGTTGGGTGAACAGGGAAATCTTTCTGAACTGGTTAATCTCATCCTGTCAGTTGCTGATGGAAATAAAGATGGCAGAGTTTCCTTACCAGAAGCCAAGTCAGCGTGGGCTCTTCTGCAGCTAAATGAGTTTCTGCTAATGGTGATCCTCCAAGATAAAGAACACACCCCAAAACTGATGGGATTTTGTGGGGATCTCTATGTGATGGAAAGAGTTGAATATACCTCTCTCTATGGAATAAGCCTTCCATGGATCTTAGAACTTATTATTCCTTCTAGTTTCAGAAGAAGCATGGACCAGTGGTTTACTCCATCATGGCCTAGAAAGGCAAAAATAGCCATAGGGCTTTTAGAATTTGTGGAAGATGTTTTCCACGGACCTTATGGGAATTTTCTTATGTGTGATACCAGTGCCAAAAACTTGGGTTATAATGATAAATATGACTTGCAAATGGTGGATATGAGAAAAATTGTGCCAGAAATTAATGTGAAAGAATTAATTAAAGATCGTCACTGTGAGTCTGACTTGGACTGTGTTTATGGTACAGACTGCAAAACTCTGTGTGACCAAAGTAAAATGAAATGTACTACAGAAGTAATTCAGCCCAATTTGGCAAAAGTATGCCATTTACTAAAAGACTACCTGCTTCGTGGTGCTCCATCAGAAATACATGAAGAGCTAGAGAAACAACTGTATTCTTGTATTGCCCTTAAAGTCACAGCAAACCAGATGGAAATGGAGCATTCTTTAATACTGAACAACTTAAAAACtttattgtggaagaaaatatccCATACAAATGATTCTTAG
- the DIPK1A gene encoding divergent protein kinase domain 1A isoform X3 — translation MARRLFPGAWLRKPCHAQVRLSYMRIKYLFISWLVVFIGSWIVYVQYSTYTELCRGHDCKKIICDKYKTGVIDGSACSSLCARETLYFGKCLSTKPNNQMYLGIWGNLQGVIKCQMEETIHLDLGTELEPRKEIALFDKPTRGTTVQKFKEMVYGLFKLLMEIKMAEFPYQKPSQRGLFCS, via the exons GTTCGCCTCTCATATATGCGAATTAAATATCTCTTCATCTCTTGGTTAGTAGTATTTATTGGCAGCTGGATTGTATATGTTCAGTACTCCACTTACACAGAGCTATGCAGAGGTCATGACTGTAAGAAAATAATA TGTGATAAATATAAGACTGGAGTTATTGATGGATCAGCATGTAGTAGTCTTTGTGCTAGAGAAACTCTTTATTTTGGAAAAtgtttgtcaacaaaacccaATAACCAG ATGTATTTAGGAATCTGGGGTAATCTGCAAGGTGTCATAAAATGCCAGATGGAAGAAACTATTCATCTTGATCTTGGAACTGAACTAGAACCAAGAAAAGAAATAGCTCTGTTTGATAAACCAACTAGAGGAACTACTGTTCAGAAATTCAAAGAAATGGTATATGGTCTTTTTAAA TTGCTGATGGAAATAAAGATGGCAGAGTTTCCTTACCAGAAGCCAAGTCAGCGTGGGCTCTTCTGCAGCTAA